TCCCACGTTTGACTAGAGTTATAGAAACAGAGGCCTAGCCATCCCATTCTGGGTGACCAGCAGGGGCTCACCGTCGTATATTCAAAGTAGTAAAGGCAGTTGTCTGTCAGAATGAACCAGCGTCTTTTCCAAGTCTTTACCCTGCCACctgcagagcaaaaagacatgcaCATTTGACAAGAGACAACCAGGCCAGTGTAACACACAGCTCTCCTCTCAGAGGGGAGGGCTGGGCAGGGACCGGGGACATGAAGACTATGGCAAACTAGTGACAGACACAGAGCCAAACAGAAGCACCTCTCACCGAGTGAAAGTCCATGGTGGAAGCAGAGCAAGCAAGCCAGGGAGCCCCTGGAGATGAGATCAGCACAGCAGGATGAGAGCAGGGACTTGGAAGGTGGGGAGGATTGGGGCAGTGATGGCCCCCACCAACTGACTAGACTAAAGAAGCACCAACAAAGTTTCTGTGTGATAGAAGTGGGGGAGGATCTGGGGAAAGGGGAGGATCAATTCCATATACACTGTACCCCTAGGTCAACCAGCCCTGGGTGGGAGTATAGAAGGGACTGGAAGGAGGAAACAGGAAGTAAAGACCCTTCATGATCAAATCTACATAGAACTTGAATTCTTGTGGCTTCACCCCATACCCCACTTTCCTGACTGCAATCAAGTTCTCCACTGGCTTCGAGGCCAGAGTCCTGAAAATAACATTCCCTCAAGTCTTGTGTAAGACCAAGAGGGGTCCTAAGTCAGAGGAGAATACACTAGTGAGCAGAGGTCCCATTCTGTAGCCTTCTCAACTCTGGGTTCCCCTCCCCGCCCCAACAAGCTTCTAGCAAAACAGCtatatgggggctgggggggggggggcaggggagatagtataatggatatgcaaaaaagacttttatgcctgaggctctaaggtcccaagttcaactcacagcaccactataaaccagagattaggttattctggtaaaaaataaataagttaataaacaaacaagcaaataaataaatatcagataGGGACCACAGGACAAACGGGCACCAAGAGTGTGACCTAGGGAAGACTTCCATCAGTTCTTTTGGTCTATCTcaattcaaagaaaaaagaaatcacactGGGATCCTGAAGTGGACACTAAGGAAGGGCAAATTTCACCATGTCCTGCTCCCAGCCATAACCATGGGTCACTATTTTCTTTCTGCTGCTTACATTATTAGGTGGAGGGAAAGCTTTCTCAACATGAACTACATACAAGCTTTCCAAAGGCATTCGTGTGTTCATAGGTATGCCAATTTATAAATGCTTTATGGTGCCATGGGCACTAAATGATCTTTCTGCTAAGGTTAAACTTCAGAGAATATGCCTTCTCCAACTTTCACAAACAGTAAGGCCTGTGAGTATAAACCTAGAGTGACCCAGTTGGCACACACAGATGAAGTAAGAGTGAGGCAGATCTGTGTTTCTAATTGCCAGGGTGGGCATACCTGCTCATACTGTGGGAGCTAAAAAGGCACGATTGGTAAAGAGATAATGGCGACAACATCATGGAGATAAAGTGTCCAGTACAGATCCTGGCAGGTAGTATGAGGATTATTGGCTTTCAGGTCTATTTTATGGTTCTTCTAGTGTGCCTGAACTCTAGAGATTACCAAAACTCTAAGAGGCACAGACCCAGGCTAGAAAAGGAGTTTGCCATAGCAACTTACTAGGAGCATGTGTTCCCTGCTCCTGGTAAGCAATCTCTCAAGCGAAGGCTTCTCTTCCTCACAGCTACTTAGCAGTTGATGTGAGCATTTGCCTGTGGTCTCTATAGGTCCTGgattaagaaaaaatattggtgGAGACTATGCCATGCATGTGAAAACAAGAAAGGTTGGgcagaacaaaaataaatcaggagAAAGGCATGGGAGTATGTTTAGAACTGGAGCCAATCTGTTACAAAAAGGAATTCTCTTCCCCATTTCAAGACAACTTGTGCTCTTTCAGCCCTTGGGTCCCCTGTCCCCAGGCAGTTCACCCCATGCAGATTCTCATTGGATCTGATCCCTCCAAGCACATCCAGTGGCCCTCAAGGCTTAGAAGGGCAGGAAAAAGGGATCAAATGGCAAAAGAAagactggggcgggggggggggggggggggggatgtgggaGACAAAGTAAAGCTGGGAAGATCTTTTCCCTGGTCATGAAAGCATGGTTATTTCCCTGTTACTGAGACTGCTACTATCAAGTGTCACCATGGTCCCAGGGGTTTcacaaggaaaggaaaacagacagGAAACGAGCAGACAGAGCAATGCGCGTATTTGGACAGTCCCTGTGGAACTCAAAGcagaagccccccaccccacctcttatATCCCCTCCTGTCCTGTAGACTGAAGGCCAGATATCATCCTTCCCTGGGTTTACAAATAAACCTGACAGGTTCCTCAACAGTTTAGTAAACACCAGGGTCTGGGGAAGTTCTTTCTAGGTGTCTCTCAGCTCTAgtttgtgcagacaccaaggagCTCCTTCTCCTCCAGGAGAAGGTTGTTTCCTAAATTCAGCAAATGCAGAGAATACCAACAGGAACTGAGAAGCTAGCTCTGGGTTTTTAGTGATGACTCAtcaaaagagaggagggagaaaaacaaaaccaaaatgaaGAACAGAGCTGCAGTTGTAATGCCCTCTGTAGTACTCGGGAAATTAGATAAAAAGATTTCAAGACGAGGGTTTGGGGTTTTATCCCTTTTTAAAACTTGGCATCGTTTTGAGTTTCGGAAATAACACActcaaaggcttttttttttccttattcttttatGCAAAGGCCAAAGTCCTAAATTGTTCAGTTAGTTCTTTTTCTGGTTTGCTTTCCAATCACAGCCTGTCAGAAGCACAGGGCTTTGGGAAGTCAgagcctccccttctccctcctctcctcattccaGAAATGACTCTACATCAGGTTGTTTCATGACTATCAATTTGAATTTAATAAATGGAGCACATTCCTGGCCAATAATTCCAAGCGGAAATTCAGTAACTGCTTTCTCCGCTTGTACAACCCATTCTGGTATATTCCTTTGCTCTAGCACATTCCGTGAGGCTTTAATTACCCCATGTCTTGCTGCATCGCTGTCTGGTGCAATGCCGCTATTCATTCCTAAAGGGAAATATGGAAAGTGCTCTGGACCCCAGATCCTGACCAGTTCCCTAGGGACTGTACGATAGCTAGAAGCAGCATTAACACTACCagcagcactaaaaaaaaaaaaaagaaaaagaaaaagaaaacagattagGAAAATGCTGCAGCAATTACAGTGGCCTGGGCAGAGCGAGCGAGCAGGTTGATGGGATTACATACCTCCTGGAGTTTGGGGCAAGGAAAAGAAGAGCCAAAATCATGGAAACATACAaatgagggagaaaagaaaattaaaacaaagaaattaaaccCAACTCCTTAATCTTAAAGTGCAACGCATTAGTTACAAATGTCTCCTTGGACAGGGAGCTCAGCACGGAGACACTAGTGGGCTGTGCGTGCGGCTGGTCTCATCTGCAGTATCTCACTCGATAGAGGCAAAGTCTGAGGCTATCAAAAACCTGGTCCTGAAGATGACGTAACTCAGTTCTCACAAAACTCGGATTTATTAGTTTATCCAGAATTTGGGGCAAAAAGAGTGAGGATTATTTGGGGAAGAATTAAATAACTTTCTTTAGATGATAATCACTAGATTGTGCTTAAGACTGCACACATATAAATCCATGagcacatatgttcacatgtgtacgCACAAAAATGGACATTCTATGGCTCCCTACACACAGACATATACAAACAGCTACAGATGGTGTGAAAACCCTGCCTTCCTTGTAGCACAGAAATAAAAAGGGTGGTCTTCAGAGTGCTACAATGAAAACATAATACTAAGTAGTTTcaggagggctgggtgggggttAGGAAAACAAATGTAGTGacctaaaacaaaattaaattaaattaaattaaaaaagcaagtCCCTCATAtagttacatttttttcttttaaaaaaatatgggaTGCCTCATGAATTTACATGTCATCCTGGTGCAAGAACCAAGATAATCTTTGTACTGTTCTAATTTTAGCATATGGGCTGTCAAAGCTAACACTTTGCATTAGCATTTAAACAAATTTCACTGGAGGGAGAAGTAAATTCAAACTCAGATTCACTTCTAAAATTTCCAGTAGGTTTCCTTTTAACTCTAGCCACTTGGCAATAAAGAAGCAGAGCAGAATGGCTGCCTGTGGGTTAGTAATTTTAGAGTCTTAACTTCAAAGATTCCACTGGCTTAAAGATATGTGAGATGTTGGCTAATTTAAGAGACGTTTGAAACTCCCAGCCAAATGGTGCTTTAAGGAAAATTGATTAATTGAATGTAAACACAAGGACTTAGAACAGACTTTCAAGAGGAGGTATTAATTCTATGGCTACCTGAATTAGTCAGGTAAGAAAACAtactatttacttttattttttgttgccactaggattattactAGGGttcggtgtcagcactacaaatctaccactcctggtggccttttttttttttctttctttcaattttatttgttaggagaaagaaattgagcagggagggagagacagagagggagagagaaagagagacacctgaagacctgcttcactgttcgtgaagcagccccccttgcaggtagggagcaggggctcaaagccaggtccttgtgcatggtattatACACAATCAACTAGATAAGCCACTGCCGGgtccctaaaaagacaccattggtggtctgggaggtggctcagtggataaagcactcaactctcaagcatgaggtcctgagttcaagccccagcagcacatgtgccagggtgatatctggttctttctctcccctcctatctttctcattaataaacaacatCTGGGGGGAAAAAGACACCATTGGGTTGTGGGGAAAGTAACAGTGCATCTTTCCATAGAAAAATAAGgtatgactttcccaacaactcAATATTTTAGTGCTTCCCAGATGCCTCCATAAAGGCTAGGATAGCAAATCTCATTGGGATGTTTTGTGAAATGGCAGGGGGCCAATCTGATAAACTTTTCCTGGTCATGTGGGAATTCATTCAACAAAATGCCAAGGTAAAAATAAATGGACAGCATTTTGTCTGTGTCCAAGTAACAGACATCACTATGTCCAAGGGCTCTTCTCTACTCTGAAACAGTAAGATAATCACATGTGGACATGAATGTCACAAAGCCCTACTTCTTCCTTTCTAGCTACTCTCACACCTTCGTGTGCTGTCATGATCACAACGTCAGTATACAAGCTAGCATTTGGCAAAGGGGAGGGgaataattttttcatttttctgatcaAACAAAAGCATGAATGCGGCTGGTTTGGACTGGAAAAGAGGTTGGTGGGGAGGGACCCATGCCCAGGAATGAGTCAGAGTGCTGTGGGGTGCGCTGCAGCCAAGGGCTCTAGGTTGCCATGCATGCTGCCTGTGGGAGCCAGATGCAGGAGGAAGTGATGATGcactggagggaggagggaaggcaggAGTGCCAGATACAAATCTGTATGATAGGAGAAGGATGGATGCAGTTAGCACCCTCCCAGTAAGGAGGAGGGCAGGCAAGGGGAAGGACCAGGTCCTCACACAAGAGTGGGACTGTGGATCACACACCAGCGGCAATATTTATGGCCAGTGAAGTCTGCTCCACAGGGAACGCTTCTgcattcacttcctttctgaaGGTGGGTTTTTAACAGTCTGAATTCAACCCAGGTCTCTCCACAGCATCTCCTGGAACCAGCCCGGCTATCCCCACAGTGTATATACCCTCCTTCCCTTTAACTCTCAGCTTTAGGAGCTCTGACTCAGGGGGCACTACTTACCCAATTTCAATAGCCAGCCTTCTCGGTCTGGATTGAAGAACGTGTGAGTGAGGTCGTTCCCATCATCTTCTGGGATCTTAAAGGGTTCATTTTTTATGCTCTCATATAGATTCTGGGATAAAATATGACACTGTTTGGCTCTGATTCTAAAAggaccttcctctccccttcgtTTTCAAGACTCGGCAACTCCCACTTTATGCCCTGAACCTTGGCAGGCATTGAGAACAGAACAATGTGACTGTGCCCCGTAGAGTGGTTGGCACAGTCAGCTAGGTGTCTAATGGACAAttacaggaaaaaagaaagcagctTGACCTCTAGTCTGCCTTCTGTTTCAGATTTCTAAATCACTTTCCCCTTCTGAGCCTCACTATCAGTTTCATAATGAAATTCACATCAGTGGCTGAATGAAGAATGAGGAGTGACTGGACTCTaagtctctctcctgcctgcaaacACTGACTCTCTCGGGACCAGAGCAACACTCACCCGGAGCAGCTCCTCGGGCAGGTCACCTCCGTCATTGATGCCTCTGTTCATGGCAATGAACCTCTCCACAGTGGGCTTGTCCTTAACGTTGGGGTTATGCAGGCTGGTGTTCAACATGATGATGGCAAATGAGAGGACATAACAtgtgtctaaagagaaaattaaaaggggagCCATGGTATGCTAAGACGACTAGAAACATCCCACCAAAAGAGAGGATGTAACAGAAGAAATCAAGACAGACTAAAAAGCCATGCTTTCCAAGGAAGGAATCAATTTACAGGTCTAGGTGTGCTCCCACATAAAGTTATAACACAGGACCAGAAACACAGCTCAGTGATAGAGAGCATGCTTTGTATGTGTATGAGGCTTTACGTTTGAGTCTCagcaaaataatcataataaataaaaagaacaagaaagagaaagaaaaagtaaaggtaTGTATGATGAACTGAAAAGAGAAGGTATGACAGAATGCACAACGTATTTCAGTGCTAAAGATACtcgttttttttttcaactcataAAAATGTACActgtagaaaattaaaaaaaaaaacacaacacaatGTATTTAAAAGATTACCTATTACCTATAATACCACTACCTTGATTTTCTGTTCACAAATGCACACCTGTGTGTAATATATCATAAATCTATCTCACAAATGcatataacaaaaagaaaatcaaaacagcTATACAggcttttattttaagttttttaattatcatttttacttattgggtagaggcggtcagaaattgggaaggaagggggagaaagagagggagagagacagagagacatctgcagctctgtttcaccactcacaaagctttccccttgcaggtggggaccgggggctcaaacctgagtccttgagttctgtaacatgtgcactcactcaaccaggtgtaccaccacccagcccccaaacttttgtattttttaatttgagcTATATAGTTTTTAATCCTGTTTTTCTGTTTAGCTAATCAGCATTTCTCTCTACCAATACaaactcattaaaaaaacaactttaataaTTGCATATTTCATAATTCAAGGTCATCACAATATACTCTTACTCCCAACTATGTCTTGATTTCCAAGCCTTCACTATAACTACCATTTAAATGAATGCATGAACGCAAGACCTGTTTTAGAAATTACCAAATACCAAGAAAAGAAGTTAGTGTAAAACATAAGCATGCATGAGGGTGAGTTCCCACTTACCTGTGGACTGGAACACTCCATTATTGCACTGACAGTATCTCTGGGCAAATGCTTCCATCATCCGGTCGATTTTCTGAGCCTCTCCTGGCAGCCGGAAGCTCCATAAGAACTGCCTGTGGAGTGCGGATAGGAGTGTTACAGGACAGACACATAATCGGGAACCTGCCGCCCCACTATGCAATGTGGTCCCCGGGCACACACACTCACCGTAATGCCTGGACGAGGTTGAGATCAGTGAATTCATGTAGTTCCACGAATGCATGAAGAACCTGGATATTAAactcatctctatcaagaaaataaaaaaaatatatggggcTTGGCAGGAAGTGGCCACCAAATGTCATGCTGAGAGTTTGAGGTGGTCCCAATCTCTAGCTGGGCTATTTCCCACAGTCCCATTGTCAAGTGAGGAGTGTCTTTTGTGCCTGCTATGCTAAGGCAAAGGGGCCCACACCCCACACCAAGTGCTCCTTAGAACTTACCTTCAGCACCAGAGAGTAGCTGTGGCTGCCTCAGGACAAAACTCTCTTAGAACctgaagccttctggacctagttCCCTCTGGGACTTCTGACTAAACAGCCCCTCTGCACCCAGGCCCAACACCTTACCTCTCCCCCAGATAGTCGCCAATTGCTGTTTTGTTGAGTCCTTCCCCTTTATACAAGAACTGGGCAATATCCTCACAAGTGTTCTTTAGCAGATCATTCTCTATTAAAAACTGGATCCCCTATAGAAATGTAACAGAGATATCATTCGAGTTGGACCAGAAACCTTCAGAAGAATGGGGAAGTGGGGGAGTGCTATGGACATAGAGGTAGCTAATCAATATCTGCCAATTACTCGAATTCCTCATGAAGAATGCATCAAAAGTTCTTTTAACATGTATGTgcctatatatataatttttttgtttggttgctaatGAGAGAACAAGAGACTAGAGCCCCACTCTGGCATATTGGTAGTGTTAGCATTCTGTTCCTTTTCTTGCTAACTCATACCACACTGTATCAGTCTAGGTAATCAGAATCAGATACAGGCACTTGCAGTTTCtcaaactgttatgtggaaagagCCAGGTAACACCCAGAACAACACTGCTAGATGTTCCTTGAGCACTGCACAGGAAAGCCCTCAGCTGCAGACCTCATTCACGTACCTTTTTAGGGTCCATGTTAAACTTTTTCCTGCCCATGGCTACCTGTTTGTTCCTCTGCATGTTTTTCCTGTAAGACAACCACCACAGTCATTTCAGGAGGTCAGGTAGTCAGAAAGTTTTAGAAAGAATTCAAACTTGCATTCACTGAATTGCTGGAACTTTGGACAACTTAATCCAGGAGAGTCGCAGGCATGTTTTGGTCTGTGGCAGGCTAAGCAGAGGGTAACCCATTCTCATGTGCCTTGTATTGCTCTTTGTATCTGTTGTATTGGTGTGTATCTGtttacttttctgttttctgctttaaaATGTTT
Above is a window of Erinaceus europaeus chromosome 12, mEriEur2.1, whole genome shotgun sequence DNA encoding:
- the CYTH1 gene encoding cytohesin-1 isoform X2, producing MEEDDSYVPSDLTAEERQELENIRRRKQELLADIRRLKDEIAEVANEIENLGSTEERKNMQRNKQVAMGRKKFNMDPKKGIQFLIENDLLKNTCEDIAQFLYKGEGLNKTAIGDYLGERDEFNIQVLHAFVELHEFTDLNLVQALRQFLWSFRLPGEAQKIDRMMEAFAQRYCQCNNGVFQSTDTCYVLSFAIIMLNTSLHNPNVKDKPTVERFIAMNRGINDGGDLPEELLRNLYESIKNEPFKIPEDDGNDLTHTFFNPDREGWLLKLGGGRVKTWKRRWFILTDNCLYYFEYTTDKEPRGIIPLENLSIREVEDSKKPNCFELYIPDNKDQVIKACKTEADGRVVEGNHTVYRISAPTPEEKEEWMKCIKAAISRDPFYEMLAARKKKVSSTKRH
- the CYTH1 gene encoding cytohesin-1 isoform X3 produces the protein MQRNKQVAMGRKKFNMDPKKGIQFLIENDLLKNTCEDIAQFLYKGEGLNKTAIGDYLGERDEFNIQVLHAFVELHEFTDLNLVQALRQFLWSFRLPGEAQKIDRMMEAFAQRYCQCNNGVFQSTDTCYVLSFAIIMLNTSLHNPNVKDKPTVERFIAMNRGINDGGDLPEELLRNLYESIKNEPFKIPEDDGNDLTHTFFNPDREGWLLKLGGGRVKTWKRRWFILTDNCLYYFEYTTDKEPRGIIPLENLSIREVEDSKKPNCFELYIPDNKDQVIKACKTEADGRVVEGNHTVYRISAPTPEEKEEWMKCIKAAISRDPFYEMLAARKKKVSSTKRH
- the CYTH1 gene encoding cytohesin-1 isoform X1 translates to MVLKMEEEDVPSDLTAEERQELENIRRRKQELLADIRRLKDEIAEVANEIENLGSTEERKNMQRNKQVAMGRKKFNMDPKKGIQFLIENDLLKNTCEDIAQFLYKGEGLNKTAIGDYLGERDEFNIQVLHAFVELHEFTDLNLVQALRQFLWSFRLPGEAQKIDRMMEAFAQRYCQCNNGVFQSTDTCYVLSFAIIMLNTSLHNPNVKDKPTVERFIAMNRGINDGGDLPEELLRNLYESIKNEPFKIPEDDGNDLTHTFFNPDREGWLLKLGGRVKTWKRRWFILTDNCLYYFEYTTDKEPRGIIPLENLSIREVEDSKKPNCFELYIPDNKDQVIKACKTEADGRVVEGNHTVYRISAPTPEEKEEWMKCIKAAISRDPFYEMLAARKKKVSSTKRH